The following coding sequences are from one Musa acuminata AAA Group cultivar baxijiao chromosome BXJ1-6, Cavendish_Baxijiao_AAA, whole genome shotgun sequence window:
- the LOC103989009 gene encoding 3-oxo-Delta(4,5)-steroid 5-beta-reductase — MSWWWAGAIGAARKKLDDDFSAAAPRHQSVALVIGATGIVGSSLIGILPLPDTPGGPWKVYGVSRRPPNPNVVSSSASSDSADINPIRHIQCDVLDAADAAAKLSPLSDVTHIFYVAWASRFTEAENRTANAAMLRNVLAAVLPSAPNLRHVCLQTGRKHYIGPFESIGKISAHDPPFHEDLPRLNVPNFYYDQEDILFDELSKRDGAVTWSIHRPGTIFGFSPTSLMNIIGTLCVYAAICRKEGAPLKWFGSRTAWDGFSDASDADLIAEHQIWAAVDPYAKNEAFNCSNGDVFKWKHLWALLADQFGLESVGYEGEEGRFQLEDAMREKELVWNEIVAENELVPTKLEEVGTWWFADAILGVEMPQLDSMNKSKEHGFLGFRNTLTSFNSWIDKMKAFRIVP, encoded by the coding sequence ATGAGCTGGTGGTGGGCAGGCGCCATCGGTGCGGCGAGGAAGAAGCTGGATGACGATTTTTCCGCTGCTGCCCCCAGGCACCAGAGCGTCGCACTCGTCATCGGCGCCACCGGCATCGTCGGCTCCTCCCTCATTGGCATCCTCCCGCTCCCGGACACCCCCGGTGGTCCTTGGAAGGTCTACGGCGTCTCCCGCCGACCCCCTAATCCCAACGTCgtttcctcctccgcctcctccgacAGCGCCGACATCAACCCCATCCGGCACATCCAATGCGACGTCCTCGACGCCGCCGACGCTGCTGCCAAGCTTTCCCCCCTCTCCGACGTCACCCACATCTTCTATGTCGCCTGGGCCAGCCGCTTCACCGAGGCCGAGAACCGCACCGCCAACGCCGCCATGCTCCGTAACGTCCTAGCCGCCGTCCTCCCTTCCGCCCCCAACCTCCGCCACGTCTGCCTCCAGACCGGCCGCAAGCATTACATCGGCCCCTTCGAGTCAATCGGAAAAATTTCTGCCCACGACCCGCCCTTCCACGAGGACCTTCCCCGACTCAACGTCCCCAACTTCTACTACGACCAAGAAGACATTCTGTTCGACGAATTGTCCAAGAGGGACGGCGCCGTAACCTGGTCGATCCACCGCCCCGGAACCATATTTGGCTTCTCCCCGACTAGCCTCATGAATATAATCGGTACCCTCTGCGTATACGCGGCCATCTGCCGGAAGGAAGGAGCCCCTTTGAAGTGGTTCGGCAGCCGGACCGCGTGGGACGGCTTCAGCGACGCGTCCGACGCCGACCTCATCGCGGAGCATCAGATTTGGGCAGCCGTCGATCCCTACGCCAAGAACGAAGCATTCAATTGCAGCAATGGGGACGTGTTCAAGTGGAAGCATTTGTGGGCGCTGCTGGCGGATCAGTTTGGATTGGAATCTGTCGGGTATGAAGGGGAGGAGGGCCGGTTCCAGCTGGAGGACGCCATGCGGGAGAAGGAGTTGGTATGGAACGAGATTGTGGCGGAGAATGAGCTGGTGCCGACGAAGCTGGAGGAGGTGGGGACTTGGTGGTTCGCGGATGCAATTCTTGGAGTCGAGATGCCGCAGCTCGACAGCATGAACAAAAGCAAGGAGCACGGTTTCTTGGGGTTCCGCAACACGCTAACGTCTTTCAATTCTTGGATTGATAAGATGAAGGCTTTCAGAATCGTTCCTTGA